A stretch of the Archangium violaceum genome encodes the following:
- a CDS encoding ISAs1 family transposase: MRASLTSSAAQPVLDQKLLEGKQGEATAFPELFKRVVEKFGRHFEYVTVDAGMTSAANARVVREAGKHYLMALKENFHRLHDKAWVALAVAPVKVRTRERTSGEWVERELRVVDKPPEEDFPGAQQWVWVRQTRTRDGELPKVETRLFLTSIPTGQLSPERMLTLVRRHWGIENGPNWTADVVLEEDSASPSLRGNAPLVLSWLRLLAYNLLALVRTHLPTRDKRPQSFARTMEVLYQGLLGLAVLPESLATLA, translated from the coding sequence CTGCGCGCCAGTCTCACCAGCAGCGCGGCCCAGCCGGTGCTCGACCAGAAGTTGCTGGAAGGCAAGCAGGGAGAGGCGACGGCGTTCCCGGAGTTGTTCAAACGGGTGGTGGAGAAGTTCGGGCGGCATTTCGAGTACGTGACAGTGGACGCGGGAATGACGAGCGCGGCCAATGCGCGGGTGGTGAGGGAGGCGGGCAAGCACTACCTGATGGCGCTCAAGGAGAACTTCCACCGGCTACATGACAAGGCGTGGGTGGCGCTGGCGGTGGCGCCAGTGAAGGTGCGCACGCGCGAGCGGACGAGCGGGGAGTGGGTGGAGAGGGAGTTGAGGGTGGTGGACAAGCCGCCAGAGGAGGACTTTCCCGGCGCCCAGCAATGGGTATGGGTGAGGCAGACGCGAACCAGAGACGGCGAGCTGCCGAAGGTGGAGACGCGGCTGTTCCTCACCTCCATTCCCACAGGGCAACTGTCCCCGGAGCGGATGCTGACGTTGGTACGCCGGCACTGGGGGATTGAGAACGGGCCCAACTGGACAGCGGACGTGGTGCTGGAGGAGGACAGCGCCTCGCCCAGCCTGCGAGGCAATGCACCCCTGGTGCTCAGCTGGCTGCGTTTGCTGGCCTACAACCTGCTGGCCCTGGTGCGCACGCACCTGCCGACTCGCGACAAACGGCCCCAAAGCTTCGCACGCACCATGGAGGTGCTCTACCAGGGCCTGTTGGGTCTGGCCGTGCTGCCCGAGAGTCTGGCCACACTTGCCTGA
- a CDS encoding TetR/AcrR family transcriptional regulator: MQGKSTSPPKAPAARRGRGGRPSAEQAGEVDRRILEAATRLFLHLGFDATSCDQVAVQAGAGKASIYARYANKEELFTAVVRHNVASMLAPSMDLPAGLTLRERLHTVASGILAHALQPRVVALMRVVITTAYRLPELARLTDGIGRDRGIQLVAEAIGGQSAGATEAIERALPVAAKFIDLVFVPTQMRALLGDDLDELAAKAPHGIDEAIDLLSRGGWLNGWE, from the coding sequence ATGCAAGGGAAAAGCACCTCTCCCCCCAAGGCTCCGGCGGCGCGAAGGGGCCGGGGTGGTCGTCCGTCGGCGGAGCAGGCCGGCGAAGTCGATCGCCGTATCCTGGAGGCGGCGACACGTTTGTTCTTGCACCTCGGCTTCGATGCGACGAGTTGTGATCAGGTCGCGGTTCAGGCCGGCGCGGGCAAGGCCAGCATCTATGCGCGATACGCCAACAAGGAAGAGCTGTTCACCGCGGTCGTCCGCCACAACGTCGCGAGCATGCTCGCACCGTCCATGGACCTCCCAGCCGGCCTGACGCTGCGCGAGCGGTTGCATACCGTGGCGAGCGGCATCCTGGCCCATGCACTTCAGCCCCGGGTGGTTGCCCTGATGCGAGTGGTGATCACCACCGCGTATCGCCTGCCGGAGCTCGCTCGGCTCACGGACGGCATTGGACGGGACCGTGGTATACAACTCGTCGCGGAGGCAATCGGGGGCCAGTCAGCAGGAGCCACCGAGGCCATCGAGCGAGCATTGCCAGTCGCCGCCAAGTTCATCGACCTGGTGTTCGTACCGACTCAAATGCGCGCGCTTCTGGGTGACGATCTGGACGAGCTGGCGGCGAAGGCCCCCCACGGCATCGACGAAGCCATCGACCTTCTTTCTCGCGGAGGATGGCTCAACGGGTGGGAGTAG
- a CDS encoding NmrA family NAD(P)-binding protein encodes MRDGAGQLIVLAGATGDLGGRLASALTRRHARVHALVRVGTSETRKAAVLATGATPIEVDFDDAAALERACTGAACVVSVLNGLEPTIIGLQSRLLDAAVAAGVPRFMPSDFSLDFTKTRPGDNRNLDLRRSFMARVDQAPIRAHSVLNGMFMDLLTGDAPIILRNRRRILYWGDADQLLDFTTKDDVADYTADVALDADAPRFLRIAGHSASPRDLAGIMTRLSGQRYALFRAGGLGLFSVVIKIARTLTPKTDEPFPAWQGMQYLRDMSSGRGKLSPLDNERYGKTNWTSVEDVLAGPV; translated from the coding sequence ATGAGGGACGGGGCTGGCCAGCTCATCGTTCTCGCGGGGGCAACCGGAGACCTGGGCGGACGGCTCGCGAGCGCGTTGACCCGGAGGCACGCGCGGGTCCACGCACTGGTCCGGGTGGGCACTTCGGAGACGAGGAAAGCCGCGGTGCTCGCTACTGGGGCGACCCCCATCGAAGTCGACTTCGACGACGCCGCGGCGCTCGAACGCGCCTGCACCGGCGCCGCCTGCGTCGTTTCCGTTCTCAACGGGCTGGAACCGACGATCATTGGCCTGCAAAGCCGGCTGCTCGACGCCGCGGTCGCGGCCGGCGTGCCGCGATTCATGCCGTCTGATTTCTCGCTCGACTTCACCAAGACGCGGCCGGGCGACAACCGCAACCTGGACCTGCGTCGCTCTTTCATGGCTCGGGTCGACCAGGCACCCATTCGCGCGCACTCCGTGTTGAATGGGATGTTCATGGATCTGCTGACGGGAGATGCCCCCATCATCCTGCGCAACCGCCGCCGGATCCTCTACTGGGGCGATGCCGATCAGCTGTTGGATTTCACCACGAAGGACGATGTGGCCGATTACACCGCCGACGTCGCCCTGGATGCCGACGCGCCTCGCTTCCTGCGGATCGCCGGACACTCCGCGAGCCCCCGTGACCTGGCGGGCATCATGACGCGACTGAGTGGTCAACGCTACGCGCTGTTCCGGGCGGGCGGGCTGGGGCTGTTCAGTGTTGTCATCAAGATTGCCCGCACGCTCACACCCAAGACGGATGAGCCATTCCCCGCTTGGCAGGGGATGCAATATCTCCGCGACATGTCGAGCGGCCGGGGCAAGCTCTCCCCCCTCGATAATGAACGGTATGGCAAGACGAATTGGACGTCCGTCGAAGACGTCCTCGCCGGCCCCGTGTAA
- a CDS encoding epoxide hydrolase family protein, giving the protein MTGHIEPFHLSVPQSQLDDLRARLMNTRWPDPETVEDTRQGPPLARIRALAERWRDGYDWRRCEALLNGFSQYRTEIDGLGIHFLHIRSPEPDALPLLMTHGWPGSVLEFRDVIGPLTNPAAHGGKASEAFHLVIPSLPGFGFSDKPTGPGWHIGRIAGAWITLMRRLGYARWAAQGGDWGAGVTTMLGYMAPAGLIGVHLNMVMFQPTGEERANADAHEQKMLADAQRYDEQFSGYYKLQNTRPQSVAFSLADSPVGLAAWIYALFQDVSDSGGEPERVFTLDGMLDDIMLYWLPNAGPSSARLYWESAQAMKQGSMPALPMPTPAGISMFPGEQVRLSRRWAEPRFAHLVHFNELERGGHFAALEHPAAFVEEVRATFSGLRSRG; this is encoded by the coding sequence ATGACTGGCCACATCGAGCCGTTTCACCTGTCCGTGCCGCAATCCCAACTGGATGACCTGCGTGCGCGGTTGATGAACACCCGCTGGCCCGATCCAGAGACGGTGGAGGACACCCGCCAGGGTCCGCCGCTCGCCAGGATCCGTGCGCTCGCGGAGCGGTGGCGCGACGGCTATGACTGGCGCCGGTGCGAGGCGCTGCTCAACGGCTTCAGCCAGTACCGCACCGAAATCGACGGACTGGGCATCCATTTCCTGCACATCCGCTCGCCCGAACCAGACGCGTTGCCACTCCTCATGACGCATGGCTGGCCAGGGTCGGTGCTGGAGTTCCGTGACGTGATCGGGCCCCTCACGAACCCGGCCGCGCACGGCGGCAAGGCGTCCGAGGCATTCCATCTTGTCATCCCGTCGCTGCCGGGGTTTGGCTTTTCCGACAAGCCCACCGGGCCCGGGTGGCACATCGGGCGCATCGCCGGCGCGTGGATCACGTTGATGCGGAGGCTGGGCTATGCGCGTTGGGCCGCGCAGGGCGGCGACTGGGGCGCGGGGGTCACGACGATGCTCGGCTACATGGCGCCCGCCGGCCTGATCGGTGTCCACCTCAATATGGTGATGTTCCAACCGACCGGCGAGGAACGTGCGAACGCTGACGCTCACGAGCAGAAGATGCTCGCTGACGCGCAACGCTATGACGAGCAGTTCTCCGGCTATTACAAGCTCCAGAACACCCGGCCGCAGTCTGTCGCGTTCAGCCTCGCGGACTCACCTGTCGGACTGGCCGCGTGGATCTATGCGCTCTTCCAGGACGTCTCGGACAGCGGCGGCGAGCCGGAGCGCGTGTTCACGCTCGATGGGATGCTGGACGACATCATGCTCTACTGGTTGCCCAACGCCGGGCCGAGCTCCGCGCGCTTGTACTGGGAAAGCGCACAGGCGATGAAGCAGGGTAGCATGCCGGCCCTGCCAATGCCAACGCCGGCCGGCATCAGCATGTTTCCCGGCGAGCAGGTGCGGCTGTCCCGGCGCTGGGCGGAGCCCCGCTTCGCCCACCTCGTCCACTTCAACGAGTTGGAGCGGGGGGGGCATTTCGCGGCGCTGGAGCACCCCGCGGCCTTCGTGGAGGAAGTCCGCGCCACCTTTTCTGGCCTCCGGTCGCGCGGGTGA
- a CDS encoding cupin domain-containing protein → MARHVRHHWLGLGFIALAGLLSACTGEPVADGSGNKPDPMGQAAAMIVYSPRGGPVDESGFISLGPPEALGGRVLEGDPRIFARVDYSANGVTAGLFKATTGTLEVAFPFTEHATILEGEVTITDGTGQSHSFKPGDSYFIRQGQVIVWEVKDKQVIKSFFNTVEPQ, encoded by the coding sequence ATGGCTCGTCACGTTCGCCACCACTGGCTGGGTCTGGGGTTCATTGCGCTCGCGGGTCTGCTGAGCGCCTGTACGGGCGAGCCCGTGGCGGATGGCTCTGGGAACAAGCCCGATCCGATGGGGCAGGCGGCCGCGATGATCGTCTACTCGCCTCGGGGCGGGCCCGTGGACGAGTCGGGCTTCATCTCGCTCGGGCCACCGGAGGCACTGGGCGGGCGGGTGCTCGAGGGTGACCCGCGGATCTTCGCGCGCGTCGACTACAGCGCGAATGGCGTGACGGCGGGGCTCTTCAAGGCGACGACGGGCACGCTCGAGGTGGCGTTCCCCTTCACGGAGCACGCCACCATCCTCGAGGGGGAGGTCACCATCACGGACGGTACGGGCCAGAGCCACTCGTTCAAGCCGGGCGACAGCTACTTCATCCGCCAGGGACAGGTCATCGTCTGGGAGGTGAAGGATAAGCAGGTTATCAAGTCGTTCTTCAACACCGTCGAGCCCCAATAG
- a CDS encoding VOC family protein, producing the protein MKPRISVVTLCVDDLERSLSFYRDGLGLPTEGVMGTEFEHGAVAFFDLQPGLKLALWSRDGLAYDTGLARSARGSPDVTIGHNVSSEREVDEVMEQARKAGATIVKPARRTFWGGYAGYFQDPEGHLWEVVFNPSFLPRDDA; encoded by the coding sequence GTGAAGCCAAGGATATCGGTCGTCACCCTGTGCGTCGATGACCTGGAACGGTCTCTCTCTTTCTACCGCGATGGTCTGGGTCTTCCGACCGAGGGCGTCATGGGCACCGAGTTCGAGCATGGCGCGGTCGCGTTCTTCGACTTGCAGCCCGGCTTGAAGCTGGCGCTCTGGTCGCGCGATGGCCTCGCGTATGACACGGGGCTCGCGCGGTCGGCCCGCGGCTCCCCTGACGTCACCATCGGTCACAACGTCTCCAGCGAACGGGAGGTCGACGAGGTGATGGAGCAGGCCAGGAAAGCTGGCGCGACCATCGTGAAGCCGGCACGGCGGACCTTCTGGGGGGGCTACGCGGGGTACTTCCAGGACCCGGAGGGGCATCTCTGGGAGGTGGTCTTCAACCCCAGCTTCCTCCCCCGCGACGACGCCTGA
- a CDS encoding AraC family transcriptional regulator yields the protein MNGADNPRPNGATLAQATGDYRQWPAIEPLQEVFAYTWVHRLPEASAPVLVVPDGSIDLQFVDGSWRIAGPDCEPQVECVSAGATVVGFRFRPGCASRWLGVSAHELLNQRPLLEQLWGSRVRRLAEAAEESRDPAALTRAVASLVAHHRPARSSADAFMGTAFALLSGGAPEGTPVVRWLASELGMGERTLRRRFDEHFGYGPKTLERILRYQRFLHLARQAKGRSPAALALEAGYADQSHLNRESRRLARSTPGEVEKLLSITGPSSRSSATSPTGSFGSSSA from the coding sequence TTGAACGGAGCGGACAATCCCCGGCCGAACGGGGCCACGCTCGCACAGGCAACCGGCGACTACCGGCAGTGGCCGGCCATTGAACCGCTCCAGGAGGTCTTCGCCTACACGTGGGTCCACCGCTTGCCGGAGGCGAGCGCTCCCGTCCTCGTCGTCCCCGACGGCAGCATCGACCTCCAGTTCGTCGATGGTTCCTGGCGCATCGCCGGACCGGATTGCGAGCCCCAGGTCGAATGCGTTTCCGCGGGTGCGACCGTGGTGGGATTCCGCTTTCGGCCCGGGTGCGCGTCCAGGTGGCTGGGGGTCAGCGCGCATGAGCTCCTCAACCAGCGCCCGCTCCTGGAGCAGCTGTGGGGGTCGAGGGTGCGACGCCTCGCCGAGGCCGCGGAGGAGAGCCGCGACCCGGCAGCCCTCACCCGAGCCGTCGCGTCCCTCGTGGCGCACCACCGCCCGGCGCGCAGCTCGGCCGATGCGTTTATGGGCACGGCGTTCGCGCTGCTGTCGGGAGGAGCGCCGGAGGGCACCCCGGTCGTTCGCTGGCTCGCGAGTGAGCTCGGAATGGGGGAACGGACACTGCGGCGGAGGTTCGACGAGCACTTCGGGTATGGACCGAAGACGCTCGAACGCATCCTGCGGTACCAGCGATTCCTCCACCTCGCACGCCAGGCGAAAGGCAGGTCCCCGGCCGCGCTCGCGCTCGAAGCGGGGTATGCGGATCAGTCGCATCTGAATCGGGAGAGCCGCCGGCTCGCCCGCAGCACACCCGGCGAGGTCGAGAAGCTCCTGTCCATCACCGGACCCTCGAGCCGCTCATCCGCGACGTCGCCGACGGGAAGCTTCGGATCCTCATCCGCCTGA
- a CDS encoding cellulose binding domain-containing protein, with protein MNKIWKPGLLALLSLVVPAGESLAGTADFTVQYQNYNAAGPNDDIVEAGIQLRNNTAASIPLSSIVVRYWFTNNGGAASPACWWWKTADCAGITLTSGSVSATGADQYVEVRFTSAAGSLAPGATSVPIDLGITFGTPVNETDDYSYGNQTTFANWSKITVHDAGSAPLSGLRGGTPPSASGGGGDGGGGGTVSAEFFDDFSYSSTSDSGFQNWWQLRSYSGGPGVSGAQWLPSNASLVNDGTSSNRLLRLRGSTNGTASGSTQVEVLSRAQKFRYGTYASRFRFNDTTLSGPRLFGDKYVETFFTITPYSSPNYSEQDFEYLPNGGWGQGNTSTMFLTSWDRNKGSRSNQVSASHDGWHTLVLHVSPSGIVYFIDGVQRASHGPEYAPTIGQYIAYQLWFIELDTSNNTSRTYYEDADWVYFAKDVLLSPNEVAAKVAGFRSASVTRRDTVP; from the coding sequence ATGAACAAGATCTGGAAACCAGGCCTTCTGGCCCTGCTGTCGCTGGTGGTGCCGGCGGGAGAGAGCCTCGCCGGGACGGCGGACTTCACCGTTCAGTACCAGAACTACAATGCCGCGGGACCCAACGACGACATCGTCGAAGCGGGCATCCAGCTGCGCAACAACACCGCGGCCTCCATCCCCTTGAGCAGTATCGTCGTGCGCTACTGGTTCACGAACAACGGTGGGGCGGCATCGCCGGCGTGCTGGTGGTGGAAGACGGCGGACTGCGCGGGCATCACGCTGACGAGCGGGAGCGTGTCCGCCACGGGGGCCGATCAGTACGTGGAGGTCCGCTTCACCAGCGCCGCCGGGAGCCTGGCGCCGGGCGCGACGAGCGTGCCCATCGATCTGGGCATCACCTTCGGCACCCCCGTCAACGAGACGGATGACTACTCGTACGGAAACCAGACCACGTTCGCCAACTGGAGCAAGATCACCGTGCACGACGCGGGCTCGGCGCCCCTGAGCGGCCTGCGCGGCGGCACGCCTCCCAGCGCGAGCGGAGGTGGCGGTGACGGCGGCGGAGGCGGCACGGTGTCGGCCGAGTTCTTCGATGACTTCAGCTACTCGAGCACGTCGGATTCCGGGTTCCAGAACTGGTGGCAGTTGCGCAGCTACTCGGGCGGCCCCGGTGTCAGCGGCGCGCAGTGGCTGCCGTCCAACGCCTCGCTGGTGAATGACGGCACCAGCAGCAACCGGCTGCTGCGGCTGCGGGGGAGCACGAACGGGACCGCGAGCGGCTCGACCCAGGTCGAGGTCCTCTCCAGGGCCCAGAAGTTCCGCTACGGAACCTACGCGTCGCGGTTCAGGTTCAACGACACGACGCTGTCCGGCCCGCGCCTCTTCGGCGACAAGTACGTGGAGACCTTCTTCACCATCACCCCCTACAGCTCTCCCAACTACTCGGAGCAGGACTTCGAGTACCTGCCCAACGGCGGCTGGGGACAGGGCAATACCAGCACCATGTTCCTGACGTCGTGGGACCGGAACAAGGGCTCCCGAAGCAACCAGGTCTCGGCGAGCCATGACGGGTGGCACACGCTCGTGCTGCACGTGTCCCCCTCGGGCATCGTCTACTTCATCGACGGCGTGCAGCGGGCGTCCCACGGCCCCGAGTACGCCCCGACGATCGGCCAGTACATCGCCTACCAGCTGTGGTTCATCGAGCTGGACACGAGCAACAACACCTCGCGCACGTACTACGAGGACGCGGACTGGGTGTACTTCGCCAAGGACGTGCTCCTGTCGCCCAACGAAGTGGCGGCGAAGGTGGCCGGCTTCCGCTCCGCCTCCGTCACCCGTAGGGACACCGTGCCCTGA
- a CDS encoding PepSY domain-containing protein has protein sequence MRRLLKPAVCLSLLLTSQAWAIDPPRPRTSSSLASRAFFKPELSLPSGHVPLRDALPRMSRESERAWDDFFARNGRAFEVYVDSITGAATNIQGAIPLIPGDGVDNTLTLSGLRQQLGRSVSKVDEAVVADLLLAFIRANHEAIGVDLEQLGEPRVTQVTEHLWQVSIPQQFKGIPVRHGRLAATISHGNLILLGTENWSNVDIAPLPFVSADGAVVTGNEQLGLYESPPEQWLAPTLEIAPVARKDARFGRGQGHQLVWTYGFQNPDEREQWKVTVDATNGEVLALEDDNHYLDQNIRGGVYPLTNTGSCTATATCGSMFSNTPMPWANTGLASPNNYTDGAGIFDYTSGTATTALNGKYIRVSDKCGAVNASASGSINLAGANNDHDCTVPAGTSAGNTAAARSSFYELNRIAEVARGWLPNNVWLKSQLTANVNIVSTCNAFWNGSSVNFYRSGGGCRNTGELAAVFDHEWGHGLDDNDAAGVMSNSSEAYADIAAIYRLPSSCVGYGFFQTVDDGCGMTPDGTGYNVNEAQTGAAWCTTRCSGVRDADWGAHANATPATPQNFVCSRCTSGTGPCGKQVHCAASPVRQAAWDLIARDLRAAPFNLDANTAQIIGNKIFYQGSGNVGAWHACSCSAGTSDGCAATHGYKQWLAADDDNGNLNDGTPHMTAIHAAFNRHNIACTTPAPVNSGCAAGPTAAPTITVTAGTGQVSVNWGSVAGASEYWVMKSEGFAACSYGKVRTATVTGTSYTDGEVMSGRQYCYSIVPASSSACYGAASTCTCATAL, from the coding sequence ATGCGACGACTGCTGAAACCAGCCGTTTGTCTCTCATTGCTGCTGACGTCCCAGGCCTGGGCCATCGATCCACCCAGGCCCCGCACGTCCAGCTCACTGGCGAGCCGGGCCTTCTTCAAGCCGGAGCTGTCCCTCCCCAGCGGCCATGTTCCGCTCCGGGACGCCCTGCCCCGCATGAGCCGTGAGAGCGAGAGGGCCTGGGACGACTTCTTCGCGCGCAATGGCCGCGCGTTCGAGGTCTACGTGGACAGCATCACCGGCGCGGCCACCAACATCCAGGGCGCCATCCCCCTCATCCCCGGAGACGGCGTGGACAACACGCTCACGCTCTCCGGCCTGAGGCAGCAGCTCGGACGCTCCGTCAGCAAGGTGGACGAGGCCGTGGTGGCCGACCTGCTCCTCGCGTTCATCCGGGCCAACCACGAGGCCATTGGCGTGGACCTGGAGCAGCTCGGAGAGCCCCGCGTGACGCAGGTGACGGAGCACCTGTGGCAGGTCTCCATTCCCCAACAATTCAAGGGCATCCCCGTCCGCCATGGGCGGCTGGCCGCCACCATCAGCCACGGCAACCTCATCCTCCTGGGCACAGAGAACTGGAGCAACGTCGACATCGCTCCCCTCCCCTTCGTGTCCGCGGACGGCGCGGTGGTGACGGGCAACGAGCAACTCGGCCTCTACGAGAGTCCTCCCGAGCAGTGGCTGGCGCCGACGCTGGAGATCGCTCCCGTGGCCCGGAAGGACGCGCGCTTCGGGAGGGGACAGGGCCACCAGCTCGTGTGGACGTACGGCTTCCAGAACCCCGACGAGCGGGAGCAGTGGAAGGTGACGGTCGACGCCACCAACGGCGAGGTGCTCGCGCTGGAGGACGACAACCACTACCTCGACCAGAACATCCGCGGCGGCGTCTACCCGCTGACCAACACCGGAAGCTGCACCGCCACCGCCACGTGCGGGTCGATGTTCTCCAACACGCCCATGCCGTGGGCCAACACGGGCCTCGCGTCGCCGAACAACTACACCGACGGCGCGGGCATCTTCGACTACACCTCCGGCACCGCCACCACGGCCCTCAATGGAAAGTACATCCGGGTGAGCGACAAGTGCGGCGCCGTCAACGCCTCCGCCTCGGGCTCCATCAACCTGGCGGGCGCCAACAACGACCATGACTGCACGGTGCCGGCGGGCACCTCCGCTGGAAACACGGCCGCGGCACGGAGCTCCTTCTATGAGCTGAACCGCATCGCCGAGGTGGCGCGTGGCTGGCTCCCCAACAACGTGTGGCTCAAGAGCCAACTCACCGCCAACGTGAACATCGTCAGCACCTGCAACGCGTTCTGGAATGGGTCGTCGGTCAACTTCTACCGGAGCGGCGGCGGCTGCCGGAACACGGGAGAGCTCGCCGCCGTGTTCGACCACGAGTGGGGCCACGGCCTGGATGACAACGACGCCGCGGGGGTGATGAGCAACTCCAGCGAGGCCTACGCGGACATCGCGGCCATCTACCGCCTGCCGTCCTCGTGCGTGGGCTATGGCTTCTTCCAGACCGTCGACGACGGCTGCGGCATGACGCCGGACGGCACGGGCTACAACGTGAACGAGGCCCAGACGGGCGCCGCCTGGTGCACCACCCGCTGCTCGGGCGTGCGCGACGCGGACTGGGGAGCCCATGCCAACGCCACGCCCGCCACGCCCCAGAACTTCGTCTGCAGCCGCTGCACCTCCGGCACGGGCCCCTGCGGCAAGCAGGTGCACTGCGCGGCCTCTCCCGTCCGCCAGGCGGCGTGGGACCTCATCGCCCGGGACTTGAGGGCCGCGCCCTTCAACCTCGACGCCAACACGGCGCAGATCATCGGCAACAAGATCTTCTACCAGGGCAGCGGCAACGTCGGCGCCTGGCACGCGTGCAGCTGCAGCGCCGGCACCTCGGACGGCTGCGCCGCCACCCATGGCTACAAGCAGTGGCTGGCCGCGGATGACGACAACGGCAACCTCAACGATGGCACGCCGCACATGACGGCCATCCACGCCGCCTTCAACCGGCACAACATCGCCTGCACCACGCCGGCGCCGGTGAACAGCGGCTGTGCCGCCGGCCCCACCGCCGCTCCGACGATCACCGTGACCGCGGGAACCGGCCAGGTCTCCGTGAACTGGGGCTCCGTCGCCGGGGCCAGCGAGTACTGGGTGATGAAGTCCGAGGGCTTCGCCGCGTGCAGCTACGGCAAGGTGCGCACCGCCACCGTCACGGGCACGAGCTACACGGACGGCGAGGTGATGAGCGGCCGGCAGTACTGCTACTCCATCGTCCCCGCGTCCTCGAGCGCCTGCTACGGCGCCGCCAGCACCTGCACCTGCGCGACGGCGCTCTGA
- a CDS encoding carboxypeptidase regulatory-like domain-containing protein, with product MTAMKRWWLAMLAPAMLSLGCLEGADARSSGPVSEELREGEAALASAVFTGTVKDAYGKPIPGATVTLNGVNRTTDSSGKYFVSVTAASEGYILNVNKAGYGPVTEFLSAGKLNAVHVLPQATVRQINPTVNSVIETADVQISIPANSLVNAAGQPVTDTVLVSVATYAPLSMPGDFTAVNASGKTVALESIGAFFVGATDSKGGAVNLGQNKTAQVFLRVPAQVKTMPACVLEKKCRAAMWRFDNTTNRWVEQNANFNPTSTGTNFTLIGGPASRPGNLVPTNGGLGTWNADIEKTAPACTIVQFVGFDESCYNPSGSPTPPGITVNLQLMNAAGTYLTRTDTVQSDALFIALYNTRANVEQEVGITFPPGAPESCANMTITSTPDAVGGYPVYTPSGGFTRFDSGAPWGGVGFPKDSMGNNIDLSDVLVGDFPCNSQVTFQHL from the coding sequence ATGACAGCGATGAAGAGGTGGTGGCTCGCGATGCTGGCTCCGGCGATGCTTTCGCTTGGCTGCCTCGAAGGAGCTGACGCTCGGTCCTCCGGGCCCGTGTCCGAGGAGCTCCGCGAGGGAGAGGCGGCCCTGGCCTCGGCGGTCTTCACCGGCACGGTGAAGGACGCCTACGGCAAGCCCATTCCCGGCGCCACCGTCACCCTCAACGGCGTCAACCGCACCACCGACTCCTCCGGCAAGTATTTCGTCTCCGTGACGGCCGCGTCCGAGGGCTACATCCTCAACGTGAACAAGGCGGGTTATGGGCCGGTGACGGAGTTCCTGAGCGCGGGCAAGCTCAACGCCGTCCATGTCCTGCCGCAGGCTACGGTGCGGCAGATCAACCCGACGGTGAACAGCGTCATCGAGACGGCGGACGTCCAGATCTCCATTCCGGCCAACTCGCTGGTCAACGCCGCCGGCCAGCCGGTGACGGACACGGTGCTCGTCTCCGTCGCGACCTATGCCCCGCTCAGCATGCCGGGTGACTTCACCGCGGTGAACGCGAGCGGCAAGACGGTCGCCCTGGAGTCCATCGGCGCCTTCTTCGTCGGAGCGACGGACAGCAAGGGAGGCGCGGTGAACCTCGGGCAGAACAAGACGGCCCAGGTCTTCCTCCGCGTCCCCGCGCAGGTGAAGACCATGCCGGCCTGTGTCCTCGAGAAGAAGTGCCGCGCCGCCATGTGGCGGTTCGACAACACGACGAATCGCTGGGTCGAGCAGAACGCCAACTTCAACCCCACCTCCACGGGCACCAACTTCACCCTCATCGGAGGCCCGGCCTCCCGGCCCGGCAACCTCGTCCCCACCAACGGCGGGCTCGGCACGTGGAACGCGGACATCGAGAAGACGGCCCCCGCCTGCACCATCGTCCAGTTCGTGGGCTTCGACGAGTCCTGCTACAACCCGAGCGGCTCACCGACGCCGCCGGGCATCACCGTCAACCTGCAGCTCATGAACGCCGCGGGTACGTACCTCACCAGGACGGACACCGTGCAGTCGGACGCGCTGTTCATCGCCCTCTACAACACGCGGGCGAACGTGGAGCAGGAGGTGGGCATCACCTTCCCGCCCGGCGCGCCCGAAAGCTGCGCCAACATGACCATCACCTCCACGCCCGATGCGGTCGGCGGCTATCCCGTCTACACGCCCTCGGGAGGCTTCACCCGGTTCGATTCGGGCGCGCCGTGGGGTGGCGTCGGCTTCCCGAAGGACTCCATGGGCAACAACATCGACCTGTCGGATGTCCTCGTGGGCGACTTCCCGTGCAATTCGCAGGTGACGTTCCAGCACCTCTAG